The sequence below is a genomic window from Marmota flaviventris isolate mMarFla1 chromosome 9, mMarFla1.hap1, whole genome shotgun sequence.
ACAAGAAACAGGGAACAGACTTGCTCAGTGTCAATCTGGGGACAAAACTAAATCTCCAAAGCATAAATGACAGGAGGCAGATTTGCACTCAAAACAAGGAAGAAACAATAGCCGCCGCTGTCCAGGACCTTTAGATGTCTCTCACAAAGAAACCTGGAGTATTTTAGCAAAGGCAGATATCACCTGTCAGGAATGCATATGGCTCTCCAGAGTCCATGACTGCCTTTATGGTGAAATGCAAAactggatttgttttgttttcaggaaaGAGTCCTTATTTTAGATTCTCAAAAGGGACAATAACTCCAAAGAAGGTTAAAAGCCATGACTAGAGGGAATTTCAGCATTCCAAGAAGACTCCACTAGACCTAAAATTCCTTCCAAATCTGAGAATATAATCCCTAATAGACCATATTTCCCTGAATGTAATGAAAAGAGCACTCAATTACATATGGACAGAAATCACTAGTATCCCTTAATCTGTTGTTTCCCATTCCTCCTGTCCTCCACTCCTTGGCACCCACAAATCTGCTGTCTATGGtttaatctatatatttatattttatataaatggaatcataaaatatatgatcttttatatctggcttctttcacttagcataatgtttgaAGTTCACCTACATATCAACAGTAGCAGTACTTCATTACTTTTTATGGTAGATCAATATTCCACTGTATTAGTACATATTCTGTCTGTTCATTCAAGCACTGACAGACTTGGggttatttccatcttttttgaGAATTATAAGCAGTGCTACTGTGAATGTTTGGtatgtgctttttttaaaaaaaaatttaaacaccaGTTTGCAATTCTTTTGGCAATATACCTTGGAATGGAACTGCTGGGTGgtatggtaattctatgtttaactgtCACCTCACTATGGTTTCGATTTAAACTTCCCTAATAACTAATGGTAGGACCATCTTTTCAAGTGCATGTTAGTCATCTGGATCtcctctttggagaaatatctattctggtcctttgcccatttcctCACTGGGGTATTTGTCTTTTGATTGCTGAAtttaagagttttttaaaaaaatatatttgtattctaGACTCATCCGTTCTATTCTTTACAAacatcttctttcattctttccacCTTCTTGGTAATGTCtcttgataaacaaaagtttgaGTCAGATGTGGTCATGCAGGCCTATgatccagtgacttgggagattgaggcaggaagatcacaagtttgaggccaggctcagcaatttaatgaggccctaagcaacttatcaagacactGTCccctaaaaataaaagggctgggaatgtggcttagtggttaagcacctctggggttcaatccccagtacccccccccccaaaaaaaaagtttattttgatgatGCCCAATTcatgtatttttgcttttatttcatgtGTTTTGGTTTCATATCTAAGAATCtgctgcaaattccatgatttcttCTAAGAGTTCAATGGTATTAGTTTCATGTTTAGGCCATTTAAATATTAgccattttgagttcatttttgcatatatgaagacagacatctattttttaatatcaagCCTTTCAAACTTCACATGACCCAAATCAAACTTTTAATATCCCACCACCAACTCTACAGTTCCCAGTGTTTCCTGTCTCAGTAAATGCTCAGGTTAAAAATTTCAGAAGTCAttcttgattcctttttttttttttaaacctgtatCCTATTGACATCATCTTCAAATCTTATCTCAAATGAAACAATTTGCCACCTCCTCTTTTACTAATCTGGATTACTGCAACTGCCTTTAACTAGTCTTCCCACTTTGCCTTTGCCTCTCTACAAGTTAACAAGCAGTTAGTGATCCTGTTAAAATTTCTCTGCTCTAAACCCTATCTTAGAATAAACGCCAAAGTTTTCTATGGACTACAACTTCCTGTACAATTTGTTCCTCTTATACATACCCTTTCTGGTTGCATCAACAAGCATGCCCTGTCTTTGCACTTATTGTTTGCTGAAAGATATCTTCATAGGTGGCCCCCTCACCTACTTTAGCTCTTTGCTCAAATTCCCCATTCTAACAAGGCCTTCTCTGATCACTCtacttaaaataacaattatggactgtggctgtagctcaatggcagagcactggcctagcatgtgtgaggcactgggttccattcttagcaccatataaaagtaaacaaataaaataaaggcatgctgtccatctgcaactacaaaaataaCTACGTAAAATAGCAATTATGCCTTCCCTGCTACCACTAATTTCCCTCCAatctttgcttcatttttctccatgGTATTTATTACTATCTGACacattattgtatatattttacatgattGCACCCTCCACCCCCAGAACGCAATCTCCTTGACTAgggacttttgatttttttcaactgtACCCACCAGTGCTCAAAACAATACCATGCACATAgaccttcaacaaatatttgttgaattaataaatagCATGCTATAGCTATATCGTAACCGCCTGTTGCTATATTCCCCCCAATGACAGCGACACTGGCTATTCACCTCTGTATTCCCAGCACTTAACATTAGTGTTCGGCACATAGTAGGCAATGCTTTTAAATGACTGAATCAACAAGAAAGGCCTATGAAACATTCTCAATCTTTCCAACAATCCCTACTCTATCACTTCCTAAATGTAAGTTCGGTATGTGGGTTACCTCAAAAAGGTTTCAATATCAATTCCCACGCCCTCACGTGGATTCCCTGATAGCCCCACAATAACCAAGAGAGATTATGAGTAACGGTCAGAGCCTGAACTTTATCATTGTGTAATGACAAGTCCGAAGAAAGGAATAGTGGCCACCAGACTCGAGATCAAAGCCGGCGGGCGGCACGGTTCCGAACAGAAACGCTGTCTTGGGGTGGGGGATGGCAAGGAGAAAGAAAGGCCCAGTGACCACAACTAGAGTCCAAGTCCCAGTTTGACAGCTCAAGAAATGAAAGCCCAGAGAGGAAGGTGACTTGCCCGAGATCACACAGCAAGTCAATCAGGGTGAGAGCCCACCTCATCCCGCCTCCGCGCCAAACCCCAGCCAGCGCACGTGCTCCGAGGTCCCCTCCACCCGCCGGCCAGCAGCGGGTCCCTTCTGTGATCCAAGACTAGCGGACAACAGTGTGCGGTACCTCCCAGGGCCCTCGGCCCAGAGCCTGCGGCCGGCAGCGCGCACCGCGCAGGTGGGCCCGGCCGCCCGCTCCAGGGCGCCCTTACCTGGCCGGATCCCGCGGGAACCTGAAGAAGGCCAGGTCGGACTGCGTGCTCTTCCGCGTGCAGTTGGGGGCAGCGCAGAAGTTCGGCATCGTCGCCCGCCTGCCGGCCGGtccagccctcccctccccgcctccTCAGGGCAGCCACCCGCCCGTCGGGGCCGGGGAGGGGAGCCAGGCCGGCTGGCCGGCTCGGCAGGGCCGGCGCGCGGGGAGGGGCGGGCGCGCGAGAAGCCGCGAGGGGCAGGAGGGGCGCGCGGTCCGAGGCCGGGCTGGGGACGCGGCTCCACAGTGCTGTGAGCGGCCGGGAGGATttaccgccgccgccgccgctggtGCACCTCCCGCCCGCCCGGGACGCTGCCGCCTCCTTCCCACAATGCACTCTGGCGCCCGGGGGTGCCCTCTCTTCCCTCAGTCTTCCTCCCCCGCCCTCCTTTCCGTCGACTTCCCCGCAGCCGGGCACGCGCACGGAAGCGCGCCTTTGCCCGGGTGCGGCAAGGCGAAGGCGGGGCCTGGCGTGGGCTACCGCAGTGCGCCTGCGCACAGCCTAACCCTCAGGGAGCGAGTTGCGCATGCGGGACAGCCTCTCGGGACTCTGTAGCTGGCGGGCGCTAGGTTCCTCCGGTAGGTTTCGCGTGTGCGGGTTTCTGCAGATCTGGGGCGAGCTTGCACGTTACATCACCATTGCATCTCTCCTTGCTTGTTCAAGTTGCCACCACTTTAGGCGTGTGTGGCAGAAGTCGTAGAGATTCTTAAGAGCCGCGGAATTGGGACGACCTTGGTGACCAATTTGTAAACTCCAGGCAGAGCTGCGCGTATGAGTTGGACGCAGACGTGGATTGCAGGGGATTTGATTTTTCTTGACTTTGCAGCTCCTCTTTGGCCCCGTTAGCTTCTCAGATCAGACGTTAAGGGGCgaaaaatcagaaaagcaatTACTCTTCCCTGACGGGGTTTCCAGGGGAGAAAGAATAGTGACATGATTATGCCTACAGCCCTATAGAGATTGGTCCCTCTGTCTTCCCCTCATAATTGTGGCCTGTTAACTTTCCTGTGTATACTGCCAAAATGAGTGACCGCTATTTAGAACAAAGGATTAGTATAAAATTTTGCGTGAAATTGAACAAGTCTGCAAGTGAGACCCACCATCTTTTAAAAGAAGCCTATGGGGATGAAGTCATGTCAAGGGCCCGAGTTTTTGACTGGCACAAACGATTTAAAGAAGGGCGGGAAGATGTTCGAGACGATGCACGAAGTGGTCGGCCTGTCACCCACAGGACAGATGAAAATATCCAGAAGGTCAAGGACTTGGTTTGTTCAAACAGGCAGTTAACCGTGAGGATGATGGCTGAAGAGTTAAATTTAGATAAAGAAACCGTTAGACTCATTCTGAAAGAAAACTTGAACATGAGGAAGGTTTCTGCCAAAGTCATATCAGGTATTTTGAAAGATGATCCTAAACCTGGAAAACTTGATTTGCGATCACATCTGTCAAAGGACACTAGGAAAAACAGCTCATGTGTGAAGAAGAAGTTAACAAGTTCTGAAACATGGAGTCATCTGCAGGGGGAAGCTGTTGGGGAAATGCCTCTGTCTGTGTCCGGTCCCAGAATCCATTACCCTGACAACCAACCTCTGCAGCCATCATCTTCTGCCAGCTTTCCCATCAGAGTGGCCCAGGATTGGTTCACACCCTGGTGAAAAGAATCTGAGGGTAGCTGAACCTGAGCTAGGAAGTTGCATCACTGTTGGGCAACTTCATTTGCTGCTCCTGTTTCCGCTCCTCCTTGCTGGCATGGCCTTCCTATTTTATGCTGGACTGTGGCCATCTCCCTTGTTTTTCACCACTTTGAAGTGCTTTGGTTGTTGACTTCTGTTGCttgcttctttatatttctcttgcTTAACAAGTTTGGATCTCTTCATTGCCCATACGTCAATTTGTTGTGGCTGTCCTGTTCTTTTGTTCTCAACGTTCTGCCTCAGGGGTCATCCATATCTTTGGGCACAGGGAGAAATTTCTTCTGAGAGGACCCCAAAAGGCCTACTGTTTCATTTACTTTGCAGTCAGAGCCTAAGGTATGATACAGAAGGCAGTGGACCCCTGAACAATCTGGGTCAAAGGCCCAAATGACTGGGTAGGAGCCCCTcagaactgggggggggggggtggccaCCAATACTGATCTTCTTTTGGACCTCCCTTTCACAGAACAACTGGATCTGTTTCATTCTAGTCTTGAGCTTTGGCCCCCCATTTATTTGGGTTTCCCCTCACTGGAAGAGGAAAATCTGACCCTAGGAAATATAAACTAGGGGACGCAGGCCAAGACTGATATGTGAGGAGAAAGACCAGATGATTCTCCAGACCCTAAATTAAGGGAGTCCGCAGTCTATTTGGTGTGTTTTGAGCACCTGCTGTTTTTAGAACACTTCTGGGCAGTGACAATGTAAAGTTCTTAAATGAGATCACCAGGTGCAGTTGGGCTTCACAAAGGAGCTGGTTCTTGAACTGGATTCATGAGGAAGGGTGAGACAAAGGGCTATGAGATTAGGGAACACTTCCCAGGCCGGTGAAACAGCATGAGGCTGGCAACCTGAAAGTGGCCACAGAAAGTGATGATACTTGgctaaaataacaaagattaaagGGGAAGGTGGTGGTATTGCAGAAGATGAATAATGGGAGATAATTTGCTGTCCTCAACTCTATGCCTGCTGGCAGTTTATAAATTACTTCCCCGAGTCTGTGAGTAGGTTTATGATAATGCATTTCTTTGGTTATCTGATTTTCCCATTGAACCTCAAAAAGTAGTCTCTCTGTGTCCAAACTGTCTTCTGTGTTCCTGCTGCTCTGCTAGGACTTATGGATCGGAACTTTTCCCCAGGGGCTTCCAACTATTACCACATAAACTATCAGAATGTCTGATAGGGAACAGGAGAAGCCAGGGGGTAATAGCATTTCACAGCATTGGTTGGTGTCTGTGTTACCCAAGGATTTTGAAACAATAGCTCCTCTTTAACAAGTAAGGAACTAATCTAAAGTGGGGAATAATAGAGGATCCACACTTATTCATTCCACACAAGTAACTTTTAGTTCCGTTCTTTCATTGTCTACCGCTTTCAAAAAGTTAGAAACTACTCTCTAATACCTGTCAGTTTGGAGACACTTTGAAAGCTAGACCTTGTGCtacaaagaaaagataataagAAAACTCTTAAACCCAGCAGATTTCCAACTACTTGCAATTTCTAGACATTTTGTTTTAGGACCATTAAGTCTTCTTACCTCAGACAAAGTCCTGGGTTCCCCATAAGCACACTGGACTTCAGGAGCAAATCCCCACCACTCATTGTTGCAATTttattgctgaatttatttatcctGCTCAGGCCCTGTTGTAataattgcagaatcacatgttCCTGGGCGCAGGCTAGAATCCCACAACACCTGAAGACATTAACTCCAACCTATAATAACACAGAGGTCCTGCAAGAACTTATTTCTGGGTTTTATTGCATTCCCTGTAAGCAGGACTGGGATAATGATGCTGCTCCCTGGTGATGATGCTGGACCAAGACCCATGCAGGAGTGTAGGATACCAGAAGTGAAGTTGGCCCAGATAGGGTTTGAACACAGAACACCTGGAAGTAAGGTAATTGGGAGTGTGAATTCAAATTTTTCCAAGTGTCTGTCATGAAATGGACAGCTTATATCCTTAGATGATGTCCTAAATAGTCATTGGTTGAACTACTACTTGAACCCATTGTCTCTTTGCAAGGCTTCCCATAAAATATTCAGTGATAATGTCATGCTTCAGATTTTTGAGAAGTAAAATTTCTGTCCTAAAACTCATCCAGAGCAATGTATTCTCACATAGTACTCAAATCGCTAAACCCAAGACTTCCACATGATCGCCTGGAGTATCCAAGGGAGTTCTTAGAACTCCTTATGTACCCACTTGCCAAATGTACTCCATTGCTGACCCACATTTACCCTGGCATGCACTTGTGGGCCAGGTCTCTTGAGCTCCTGATCTTGTAATCTCAAATCCAGCCCTGCATCACACTCGAGGCTCTTGTCTTTAGCTCATGCATATACCCCTCTCAATTTATTCTTCACCAGTTTGTTTTCT
It includes:
- the Gvqw3 gene encoding protein GVQW3, coding for MSDRYLEQRISIKFCVKLNKSASETHHLLKEAYGDEVMSRARVFDWHKRFKEGREDVRDDARSGRPVTHRTDENIQKVKDLVCSNRQLTVRMMAEELNLDKETVRLILKENLNMRKVSAKVISGILKDDPKPGKLDLRSHLSKDTRKNSSCVKKKLTSSETWSHLQGEAVGEMPLSVSGPRIHYPDNQPLQPSSSASFPIRVAQDWFTPW